TCGCGTCACAGATGTACGAATCGCGTGAGTTCGGCGCCATGCCGATCCTGGCCGACGCGCTCCAGGACGCCGGGTGCGACAGCGCCGAGGTGCTCGACCACTGCCGGGGCGAGGGGCCGCACGTGCGCGGGTGCTGGGTCGTGGACCTGGCGCTCGGGAAGGAATAGCAAAAGAGCGGTAGGGGTACGCTGAGCCTGGCACTCGTCACTCAGAGGAAAGCTGAGATGGAGATGCAGGCGGCAATAGACTCGATCCGTGCCGTTTGGTCCGACTGCCACGTCTGTCAGGTGACCCGTGAGTTCTTGGCGAAATGCGAATGGAAGTTGGAAGTCGGAGAGGGCTGGATCGAGGTGCCGGCAGATGCCGAATTGTTAGTCTACAGTGCCGCGGTAATTGTGTCGGATCACGGTTTCGGCGACCACATCGAGGCGATCGTGTACCTCGGCGTCCAGCGCGTGCCTCCCACGCTGTTCCCGGTACACGGCGTGCTGCGGTTGTATCTGAATCCCGCGGGCCAGATGGTCACGGAAGACAGGTATTCTTTGGCAGAATGGGTGAGCAACCGTGCCTAACCCGGCGCGGCACCCTCCCGCCAGAATGATTGGATCATCCCGCGCTGAGTCGAGCCACGCGGGAAACGCTGGCAGCGGAGATCGTCCGAGGTTGGCGGGCGGCCGAGCAAGAGTAAGCCGGATCAGGCGCGTCCCCTGCCCCGGCCACTTGGCACAGCCCACATCCCCATTTCAGGCGCGTTCCGCGCCGTGTTAGCGGCTCTTAAATGGTGTGCCGCTGACGAGCGCCGGGATCGAGTAGCCAATACGGTCCGCATAGTGCAACAGGTTCGGGTACTCACCACTGGACGGTGTGAGCATCTTCGCGATCTCATCGGTCGGGTAGTCCGACTTGTAAAAAACGACCTTGCCGTCCCCGAACACCGCGTGGAACCCGTCCGGGAACACCCCGCCGAGTGGCGGCGCCTTCACCACTGGTGTGTTGCGGCTCCTATCGTACACAATCACTTGACGGCTCGGGAACGCACCATTGTGCGGTCCGCCCGGTGGAAGCGCCACCGGGAGTTCCTCGGGCTTCGTCCACGGGACCGCGTCGCGCCCCTCGGTGATTAGAACCGTGTTCTCCGTACCGTCCCAGATGTCGCCGACGGCGCGCCCGCGGATCGCCTGACCGGGGGCCACCTTCGGGGGCGGCTGTGGGCCGTCCTGGTCCGCCCACACGATGCCGGCCGTGCCCTGCGTGGTTCGGGCGAACGTGTGCCCCTTGGGGGCGTTCGCACCGGGGGCTTCAAACACCTTGGGCATCTTCTCCAGCAGTGCCTTGTTCGCGTCGCTGTCCCACGGCTCGGTCAACTTGAACTGCTGGTACAGGACTTGTTCACCGATGAACGGCAGGATCTGCACGCGCCAGCTCAACCCGACGCTCTTGGCACTCGCGATGCCCGCCGGGAGATACTTGCGCGCGGTGTGAAAATCGAGCATCCCCTTCAGAAGTGTCTGGTAGTTCGCGACGACCGTTTTGCGGGCCGCGGCGTCCGCGAGCGCGGCCGGAACCTCTTTCGGAAGTTTCGCCCGGAGCGCATCGAGCGGGTGCAGCATGTCGCTCACGTCGGGCTCGAGCACCTCACCACCGTTCACCGTGAGCAGCGCACGGAGTGTGCCCTCAGCGAGCGTGTCGGGGAAGAAATGAACGGCCCCGTCCGCCATCAGCCCGTGGAACCCGCCCGGGAACACGCCGCCGAGTTTCGGCACCGGCGTCAGTTTCGCTCCCGGTGGTTTCGCGTATTGGTCGTCCAGAAACGGTACGTCATCGGGCTTGGTCCACTCGACCGGCTCCGGCGCTTCGGCAACGATGAGCGTGTTGCTCGTACCATCGATGAGATCCGTATGTCGGCGTGTCCCAGCCGGAATACCGGGCGACAGGTTGGGCCGCAGGAGCGGCTTCGCTTCCGCAGACGCGAGAACGAACGCCTGCGGGCCGACGAAGGACCGCACGTGCGTCTTACCATCGACTACCGTGCTCCCGACCCGCGCGTACACCTTGGGCATCTTGGTGAGCAACTTCTTGTTGTGATCGCTGTCCCACGGCTCTTCCTGTTTGAACTGGCGGAACAGATCACTTCCTTCTTTTCCCAGGAGCGGGAGTAGCAAGACCCGCCAACTCAGCCCGAGCTGCCCCTTCGGGCCGACAATTCCCGCCGGGTACTGCCCGAAGACCGATTCAGCGGCACTAATCGCGGTTCCGATCTGTTTGAGCCGGCTCGCGGCCTCGGCGCGGTCCGCGGCGTGGGCGTCCTGAACCGGTTGCGCGGCCTCGGGGCCGGATGGCGCCGGCGGTTCGGGCGCCTTCCCACAGCCGAACGGCAGAATCGAACAAACGGCCAGTGCCCCAAAAATCGAACGCGACCTGATCACTGCGAACTCTCCCGGGTAGTGAGTCGGGCCATGACACCACACCGCGCGGTCACCGCCAAGTGAATTTCTCATACTGCCGCCACGAACGCCGCGAAGGAACGAGCGCCCGAGTGATCCTGAAATGCTCTGACCCGCCCCCCCTTCCCGGCCCGCCGGTCAGCCCCCGCGCGGCTCTGTGGCCAAGCGCTGTTCGACCCGGCAGAAGAACAAAGGGGGCAGAATTTTCGTTCCCGAGTGAGTCGACCGGGGCATTATCCTGTACTTAGCTCCGGAGACCTTCATGCCGACAGCCGCCCTCCGTTCTTTACTCAGGTCCGCCACCTGCTCGGACGCCGGAACCGACGCCGATTTGCTCGCCCGGTTCGCCGCCGATCGGGACGAGCGGACGTTCGCCGAACTCGTTCACCGGCACGGGGCGCTGGTCCACGGAACGGCCCGGCGCATCGCGGGCGACCCCGACGCCGCCCACGATGCGTTTCAGGCCACGTTCCTGCTACTCGCCCGTAAAGCGTCCGCCGGAGGATGGGGGCCGACCGTCGGCCCGTGGTTGTACCGGGTCGCCTGCCGGGTGGCGGCCCGTGCGCGTTCACGCATGGCCCGGCGCCCGGGGCACGCGCCCGTCGCGGACGTTCCCGGGCACGCACCGGACCCGGGCGCCGGGCTCGCGTGGGCGGACGTGAGGGGCGCGCTCGACCGGGG
This region of Gemmata massiliana genomic DNA includes:
- a CDS encoding DUF1559 family PulG-like putative transporter, with product MIRSRSIFGALAVCSILPFGCGKAPEPPAPSGPEAAQPVQDAHAADRAEAASRLKQIGTAISAAESVFGQYPAGIVGPKGQLGLSWRVLLLPLLGKEGSDLFRQFKQEEPWDSDHNKKLLTKMPKVYARVGSTVVDGKTHVRSFVGPQAFVLASAEAKPLLRPNLSPGIPAGTRRHTDLIDGTSNTLIVAEAPEPVEWTKPDDVPFLDDQYAKPPGAKLTPVPKLGGVFPGGFHGLMADGAVHFFPDTLAEGTLRALLTVNGGEVLEPDVSDMLHPLDALRAKLPKEVPAALADAAARKTVVANYQTLLKGMLDFHTARKYLPAGIASAKSVGLSWRVQILPFIGEQVLYQQFKLTEPWDSDANKALLEKMPKVFEAPGANAPKGHTFARTTQGTAGIVWADQDGPQPPPKVAPGQAIRGRAVGDIWDGTENTVLITEGRDAVPWTKPEELPVALPPGGPHNGAFPSRQVIVYDRSRNTPVVKAPPLGGVFPDGFHAVFGDGKVVFYKSDYPTDEIAKMLTPSSGEYPNLLHYADRIGYSIPALVSGTPFKSR